From Solanum lycopersicum chromosome 8, SLM_r2.1, the proteins below share one genomic window:
- the LOC138337868 gene encoding secreted RxLR effector protein 161-like yields MGQGASKGLKVKVNKIKKKKALVEVPQDAHKELKADVCCLCKKEGHHQKDCLKRKVWFEKKERKEMETLPYSSIVGSLMYVQTCTRPDISFAVKMLGKYQCNPGIDRWKVAKKVLRYLKGTKDYMFMYRRSNHLEVIGYSDSDFVRCVDTRKFTFGYLFLLAEGAISWKSAKQSVIATSTMEEEFVACYEATINALWLRNFILGLGVVDTITKPLKIYCDNIVALFFSNNDKYSKCVKHMELKYFTVKEEVQKQRVLLENI; encoded by the exons ATGGGTCAAGGAGCTAGTAAAGGACTTAAAGTTAAGGTCAACaagattaagaaaaagaaagcaCTTGTTGAAGTTCCACAGGATGCTCATAAGGAACtcaaggctgatgtgtgttgtTTATGTAAAAAGGAAGGACACCATCAGAAAGATTGCCTGAAACGTAAAGTTTGGTTTGAAAAGAAAG aACGAAAAGAAATGGAAACACTTCCTTACTCTTCTATTGttggaagtttgatgtatgttcaAACTTGCACAAGACCTGATATTAGTTTTGCAGTCAAAATGTTAGGAAAATATCAATGTAATCCTGGAATTGATCGCTGGAAAGTTGCAAAGAAAGTCTTAAGGTACCTGAAAGGAACGAAGGATTACATGTTCATGTATAGGAGATCCAATCACTTAGAAGTTATTGGATATTCGGATTCAGATTTTGTTAGATGTGTTGACACTAGAAAATTTACATTTGGTTACTTGTTCCTATTAGCTGAAGGAGCAATATCGTGGAAGAGTGCTAAGCAATCTGTCATTGCTACATCCACAATGGAAGAAGAATTTGTGGCATGTTATGAAGCCACAATTAATGCATTATGGTTGCGAAACTTTATTTTAGGACTTGGCGTTGTCGACACGATTACCAAGCCGCTAAAAATTTATTGTGATAATATTGTAGCATTATTCTTCTCCAATAATGATAAGTACTCCAAATGTGTCAAACATATGGAATTAAAGTACTTTACTGTCAAGGAAGAAGTTCAAAAACAAAGAGTGTTACTTGAGAATATTTGA